A stretch of Myxococcus guangdongensis DNA encodes these proteins:
- the tssC gene encoding type VI secretion system contractile sheath large subunit produces the protein MSTEAKALAPVETADAAPSLLDEILSETKMKPNDDGYDVARRGVQAFIAEMLAPGRSAERVDKALVDAMIAEVDQRLSAQVNEILHHTQLQSLESAWRSLKFLVERTDFRENVRVEVLNASKQDLLTDFEDAPEVVKSGLYRTVYSNEYGVFGGKPYGLVVGNFDIGPGAEDLTLLRNIASVAAMSHTPFVANASPEFFGQPSFLELPALKDLKSLFEGPQYARWHSFRESEDARYVGLCMPRFLLRLPYSEKTVPVKSFNFTEDVVGSHDRYLWGYASTAFATRVTDSFAKFRWCPNIIGPQAGGAVEQLPLHQYEAMGEIQTKIPTEVLLTERREYELSEEGFIGLVFRKDTDNAAFFSANSVQKPKFFGNSPEGKVAETNYRLGTQLPYMFIMSRLAHYVKVLQREQIGSWKERSDLERELNQWINQYVADMDDPAPSVRSRRPLRTARIKVEDVEGQPGWYRCNLQVRPHFKYMGASFTLSLVGKLDKE, from the coding sequence ATGAGCACTGAAGCCAAGGCGTTGGCCCCGGTCGAGACCGCCGATGCCGCCCCCTCGCTCCTGGACGAAATCCTGTCCGAGACGAAGATGAAGCCCAACGACGACGGCTACGACGTGGCCCGTCGAGGCGTGCAGGCCTTCATCGCGGAGATGCTGGCCCCGGGCCGGTCCGCCGAGCGCGTGGACAAGGCGCTGGTGGACGCGATGATCGCGGAGGTGGACCAGCGGCTGAGCGCGCAGGTCAACGAAATCCTCCACCACACGCAGCTCCAGTCGCTGGAGTCCGCGTGGCGCTCGCTCAAGTTCCTGGTGGAGCGCACCGACTTCCGGGAGAACGTCCGGGTGGAGGTGCTCAACGCCTCCAAGCAGGACCTGCTCACCGACTTCGAGGACGCGCCCGAGGTGGTGAAGTCCGGCCTGTACCGCACCGTCTACTCCAACGAGTACGGCGTCTTCGGTGGCAAGCCCTACGGCCTGGTGGTGGGCAACTTCGACATCGGACCGGGCGCGGAGGACCTGACGCTGCTGCGCAACATCGCCTCCGTGGCGGCCATGTCCCATACGCCCTTCGTGGCGAACGCCTCCCCGGAGTTCTTCGGTCAGCCGTCGTTCCTGGAGCTGCCGGCGCTCAAGGACCTGAAGTCGCTGTTCGAGGGGCCGCAGTACGCGCGCTGGCACTCGTTCCGCGAGAGCGAGGACGCGCGCTACGTGGGCCTGTGCATGCCGCGCTTCCTGTTGCGGCTGCCCTACAGCGAGAAGACGGTGCCGGTGAAGTCGTTCAACTTCACCGAGGACGTGGTCGGCTCGCATGACCGCTACCTGTGGGGCTATGCCTCCACGGCGTTCGCCACGCGCGTGACGGACTCGTTCGCCAAGTTCCGCTGGTGCCCGAACATCATCGGCCCCCAGGCGGGTGGCGCGGTGGAGCAGCTGCCGCTGCACCAGTACGAGGCCATGGGGGAGATTCAAACGAAGATCCCCACCGAGGTGCTCCTCACCGAGCGGCGCGAGTACGAGCTGTCGGAGGAGGGCTTCATCGGCCTGGTGTTCCGCAAGGACACCGACAACGCGGCGTTCTTCTCCGCCAACTCCGTGCAGAAGCCCAAGTTCTTCGGCAACAGCCCCGAGGGCAAGGTCGCCGAGACGAACTACCGGCTGGGCACCCAGCTGCCCTACATGTTCATCATGTCCCGCCTGGCGCACTACGTGAAGGTGCTCCAGCGCGAGCAGATCGGCAGCTGGAAGGAGCGCTCGGACCTGGAGCGCGAGCTCAACCAGTGGATCAACCAGTACGTCGCGGACATGGACGACCCGGCGCCGTCCGTGCGCTCGCGCCGCCCGCTGCGCACCGCCCGCATCAAGGTGGAGGACGTGGAGGGGCAGCCGGGGTGGTACCGCTGCAACCTGCAGGTCCGCCCGCACTTCAAGTACATGGGCGCATCCTTCACGCTCTCGCTCGTCGGCAAGCTGGACAAGGAGTGA
- the tssB gene encoding type VI secretion system contractile sheath small subunit, producing the protein MAPKERVNIVYKSETGNAQSEVELPLKVLVVGDYTGRQDERPVEERAPINIDKGNFNEVMAKQGLALDVSVPNKLSNEPDASMSVSLKFQTLADFTPEGIVNQVPELHQLLQLRAALNALKGPLGNVPAFRKKIQMLLGDTEGRQRLMAELGLDKKSE; encoded by the coding sequence GTGGCTCCGAAGGAGCGCGTCAACATCGTCTACAAGTCGGAGACCGGCAATGCGCAGTCGGAGGTCGAGCTGCCGCTGAAGGTCCTCGTGGTGGGCGACTACACCGGTCGTCAGGACGAGCGCCCCGTGGAGGAGCGCGCGCCCATCAACATCGACAAGGGCAACTTCAACGAGGTGATGGCCAAGCAGGGGCTCGCACTGGATGTGAGTGTGCCCAACAAGCTCTCCAACGAGCCTGACGCGTCCATGTCTGTCTCGCTGAAGTTCCAGACGCTGGCGGACTTCACGCCGGAGGGCATCGTCAACCAGGTGCCGGAGCTGCACCAGCTGCTGCAGCTGCGCGCGGCGCTCAACGCGCTGAAGGGCCCCCTGGGCAACGTGCCCGCCTTCCGCAAGAAGATCCAGATGCTGCTCGGGGACACCGAGGGACGTCAGCGATTGATGGCGGAGCTGGGGCTGGACAAGAAGTCGGAGTAG
- a CDS encoding DotU family type IV/VI secretion system protein, translating into MDRINSITQECFGALLQLRQFGDHALPSAELVHRQLRTFFDRLLKRAGELGFNHQDAQEIAYPIVALADELALARADTFREYWLANLLQFHYFRENRAGDGFFTRLEEVRKDSQRTEILRVYYLCLIFGFKGRFRVRGGELELMQLTETLQRELSRTHKFDTETLSPHGDRPPDSAVSAKRTLPLLAISAAAVVFALLVYTGLRIGLSSSVSSLVEEVAASSPQQP; encoded by the coding sequence ATGGACCGGATCAATTCCATCACGCAGGAGTGCTTCGGGGCGCTGCTGCAGTTGAGGCAGTTCGGGGACCATGCGCTCCCCTCGGCGGAGCTCGTGCACCGGCAGCTGCGCACGTTCTTCGACCGGCTGCTCAAGCGCGCCGGGGAGCTGGGCTTCAACCACCAGGACGCGCAGGAGATTGCCTATCCCATCGTCGCGCTCGCCGACGAGCTGGCCCTGGCGCGCGCCGACACCTTCCGGGAGTACTGGCTCGCGAACCTGCTCCAGTTCCACTACTTCCGGGAGAACCGCGCCGGTGACGGGTTCTTCACGCGGCTGGAGGAGGTGCGCAAGGACTCGCAGCGCACCGAAATCCTCCGCGTCTACTACCTGTGCCTCATCTTCGGCTTCAAGGGCCGCTTCCGGGTGCGGGGCGGCGAGCTGGAGCTGATGCAGCTGACCGAGACGCTGCAGCGGGAGCTCTCCCGCACGCACAAGTTCGACACCGAGACGCTCTCGCCCCATGGAGACCGTCCGCCCGACAGCGCGGTGAGCGCCAAGCGCACGCTACCCCTGTTGGCCATCTCCGCCGCCGCGGTGGTCTTCGCGCTGCTGGTCTACACCGGCCTGCGCATCGGCCTGTCCAGCAGCGTGTCCTCCCTCGTCGAGGAGGTCGCGGCCTCCTCTCCCCAGCAGCCCTAG
- the tssM gene encoding type VI secretion system membrane subunit TssM produces the protein MLLLTLFIAVFIVMVWTVVILLSLPLWGAIVPTVLLVAIVIGAYLYQRHLASKAARDIERELGVQADAQLQNVRPDQQEEIQAMQAEFSKALQSLKSSKLARARQGKDALSVLPWYMIIGPPGSGKSTALRNSGIQFPYLSARGGGVKGVGGTRNCEWWLTNEGVILDTAGRYTTEDDDREEWLSFLDMLKRNRPRKPVNGLVVAVSVGELIGIDEEQTVQLAQTIRERVDEVMERLKMIVPVYVMFTKCDLLAGFVDLFGDLAKTERGQIWGFTLRPEDAREAIGETFAVRFDELAEVVEQRSIVRLGSERHPETRERIFRFPQQFEGLRGNLIEFVQALFAENVYADTPVMRGVYFTSGTQEGSPIDRVMNKMAEAFGIRRTTTPSGSRPAVESRSYFLRDMFADVVFPDQNLAMRSSAEVQRQKRMQLAYAGGCLAVALLILLFPAMSFFENRKFIQTTRVMAQALKLEEANKDGGAGKMVDAMMPMRQQLDQLLLWKEDGPPTGMRFGMYRGDDLLGPLGAFYGATVRRVLVDPVLTGDLKDSKAWVEKARDREERPTASSYALYFDRLKLHLLLSGPRTPREPQLGEAEREWIVNSLRERWGRKAGFTESAHRTMQMANHIDLYAKLLAQDPALAFTRNDQVVRDVRVVLDRLPFSELALAQLISEVSRKKDQYDVTLSFILGSTAQHIKGTGRVRAAFTRKGWEKVVEPKLEHPLQGADIWVLDKDANSTNEIELARQERALRSAYYKQYIEEWKEFLSTLSMKEPTDATVALAMLEDLTRGEPPPLGKLFRTVAFNVRLGGEQVEGKSDVDGMLEKLKQKLGPKGKVIESGVRFANGKLSEDEAPSEEEERDYTADDVEPAFAGLLKFGAAPPQAKGPDAPPPEAIPLDIYQEQLQFLRDAQRASMESQSETAAMMTRVQTARVIIQSLIQAQEVGWRPRIEALLWPPIEKISDLTIREQGGKASDQWCSEVANAFKQKLAGHYPFNRNGQDAAVADVGDFYRFESGTLWGFYGGVLKSHVEQSGTRFKFVTRAGRAGGNMYYGSVLSFLARSREISESLFGARDPEPGVKFAFHIRPSPKLSSIRFTVDGQTVEYNNGPEEWHNYEWPGKGGKSLGATIRVRNNQGKTETLEQEGEWGLFRLMEEGTPSVSGAGRTFSVTWSMPSLDAEVVIDFRPTRSASPFFGVSPGRTPKLMQPFRAPGMSPPRVIAKGGSGCSG, from the coding sequence ATGCTGCTGCTCACCTTGTTCATCGCGGTCTTCATCGTCATGGTGTGGACCGTCGTCATCCTCCTCAGCCTGCCGCTGTGGGGCGCCATCGTCCCCACCGTGCTGCTGGTGGCCATCGTCATCGGCGCGTACCTGTACCAGCGCCACCTGGCGTCCAAGGCCGCGCGCGACATCGAGCGGGAGCTGGGCGTGCAGGCGGACGCGCAGCTGCAGAACGTGCGGCCGGATCAGCAGGAGGAGATCCAGGCCATGCAGGCCGAGTTCTCCAAGGCGCTCCAGTCGCTCAAGTCCTCCAAGCTCGCGCGAGCGCGGCAGGGCAAGGACGCGCTGTCGGTGCTGCCCTGGTACATGATCATCGGCCCGCCGGGCTCCGGGAAGAGCACCGCGCTGCGCAACTCGGGCATCCAGTTCCCGTACCTGTCGGCGCGCGGCGGCGGCGTGAAGGGCGTGGGCGGAACGCGCAACTGCGAGTGGTGGCTCACCAACGAGGGCGTCATCCTCGACACGGCCGGCCGCTACACCACGGAGGACGATGACCGCGAGGAGTGGCTGAGCTTCCTCGACATGCTCAAGCGCAACCGCCCGCGCAAGCCCGTCAACGGGCTGGTGGTGGCGGTGAGCGTGGGGGAGCTCATCGGCATCGACGAGGAGCAGACGGTGCAGCTCGCGCAGACCATCCGCGAGCGCGTGGACGAAGTGATGGAGCGGTTGAAGATGATCGTCCCCGTCTACGTGATGTTCACCAAGTGCGACCTGCTCGCGGGCTTCGTGGACCTGTTCGGGGACCTCGCGAAGACGGAGCGCGGGCAGATCTGGGGCTTCACGCTGCGGCCCGAGGACGCGCGCGAGGCCATCGGCGAGACGTTCGCCGTGCGCTTCGACGAGCTGGCGGAGGTGGTGGAGCAGCGCTCCATCGTGCGCCTGGGCTCGGAGCGACACCCGGAGACGCGCGAGCGCATCTTCCGCTTCCCCCAGCAGTTCGAGGGGCTGCGCGGCAACCTCATCGAGTTCGTGCAGGCCCTGTTCGCGGAGAACGTCTACGCGGACACGCCGGTGATGCGCGGGGTGTACTTCACCAGCGGCACGCAGGAAGGCAGCCCCATCGACCGGGTGATGAACAAGATGGCGGAGGCCTTCGGCATCCGTCGCACCACCACGCCCTCGGGCAGCCGCCCCGCGGTGGAGTCCCGCTCCTACTTCCTGCGGGACATGTTCGCGGACGTGGTGTTCCCGGACCAGAACCTGGCGATGCGCAGCTCCGCGGAGGTGCAGCGCCAGAAGCGCATGCAGCTGGCGTACGCCGGAGGCTGCCTCGCGGTCGCCCTGCTCATCCTGCTGTTCCCGGCGATGTCCTTCTTCGAGAACCGCAAGTTCATCCAGACGACGCGCGTGATGGCGCAGGCGCTCAAGCTGGAGGAGGCCAACAAGGACGGCGGCGCCGGGAAGATGGTCGACGCGATGATGCCCATGCGGCAGCAGCTCGACCAGCTGCTCCTGTGGAAGGAGGACGGCCCGCCCACCGGGATGCGCTTCGGCATGTACCGGGGCGACGACCTGCTGGGGCCGCTCGGCGCGTTCTATGGCGCCACCGTGCGCCGCGTGCTGGTGGACCCGGTGCTCACGGGGGACCTCAAGGACTCGAAGGCCTGGGTGGAGAAGGCGCGCGACCGGGAGGAGCGCCCCACGGCGAGCTCTTACGCGCTCTACTTCGACCGGTTGAAGCTGCACCTGCTGCTCTCCGGACCTCGCACGCCCCGCGAGCCGCAGCTCGGTGAGGCGGAGCGCGAGTGGATCGTCAACAGCCTCCGGGAGCGATGGGGGCGCAAGGCGGGCTTCACCGAGAGCGCCCACCGCACCATGCAGATGGCGAACCACATCGACCTGTACGCGAAGCTGCTGGCGCAGGACCCGGCGCTCGCCTTCACGCGCAATGACCAGGTGGTGCGCGACGTCCGCGTGGTGCTGGACCGGCTGCCGTTCTCCGAGCTCGCGCTGGCGCAGCTCATCTCGGAGGTGTCGCGCAAGAAGGACCAGTACGACGTGACCCTCTCGTTCATCCTGGGCAGCACCGCCCAGCACATCAAGGGCACGGGCCGCGTGCGCGCCGCCTTCACGCGCAAGGGCTGGGAGAAGGTGGTGGAGCCCAAGCTGGAGCACCCGCTGCAGGGCGCGGACATCTGGGTGCTCGACAAGGACGCCAACTCCACCAACGAAATCGAGCTGGCGCGCCAGGAGCGGGCGCTGCGCTCCGCCTACTACAAGCAGTACATCGAGGAGTGGAAGGAGTTCCTCAGCACCCTGAGCATGAAGGAGCCCACGGACGCGACCGTGGCGCTGGCCATGCTGGAGGACCTCACTCGCGGCGAGCCGCCTCCGCTGGGAAAGCTCTTCCGCACCGTGGCCTTCAACGTGCGGCTGGGCGGAGAGCAGGTGGAGGGCAAGTCCGACGTGGACGGCATGCTCGAAAAGCTCAAGCAGAAGCTGGGTCCCAAGGGGAAGGTCATCGAGTCGGGCGTGCGGTTCGCCAACGGGAAGCTCTCCGAGGACGAGGCGCCGAGCGAGGAGGAGGAGCGTGACTACACCGCGGATGACGTGGAGCCGGCCTTCGCGGGCCTCTTGAAATTCGGTGCCGCGCCGCCGCAGGCGAAGGGGCCCGACGCGCCTCCGCCCGAGGCCATCCCCCTGGACATCTACCAGGAGCAGCTGCAGTTCCTCCGCGACGCGCAGCGCGCCTCCATGGAGAGCCAGTCGGAGACGGCCGCGATGATGACGCGGGTGCAGACGGCGCGCGTCATCATCCAGTCGCTCATCCAGGCGCAGGAGGTGGGGTGGCGCCCGCGCATCGAGGCGCTCTTGTGGCCGCCCATCGAGAAGATCTCCGACCTGACCATCCGCGAGCAGGGTGGCAAGGCGAGCGACCAGTGGTGCAGCGAGGTGGCCAACGCCTTCAAGCAGAAGCTCGCGGGGCACTACCCCTTCAACCGCAACGGGCAGGACGCGGCGGTGGCGGACGTGGGGGACTTCTACCGCTTCGAGTCCGGCACGCTGTGGGGCTTCTACGGCGGCGTCCTCAAGAGCCACGTCGAGCAGTCGGGGACGCGCTTCAAGTTCGTCACGCGCGCGGGCCGCGCGGGCGGCAACATGTACTACGGCTCCGTGCTCTCGTTCCTCGCGCGCTCGCGGGAGATCTCCGAGTCGCTCTTCGGCGCGCGGGACCCCGAGCCGGGCGTGAAGTTCGCCTTCCACATCCGCCCCTCGCCGAAGCTCTCCTCCATCCGCTTCACGGTGGACGGACAGACGGTCGAGTACAACAACGGCCCCGAGGAGTGGCACAACTACGAGTGGCCCGGGAAGGGCGGCAAGTCGTTGGGCGCCACCATCCGCGTGCGCAACAACCAGGGGAAGACGGAGACGCTCGAGCAGGAGGGCGAGTGGGGCCTGTTCCGCCTGATGGAAGAAGGCACGCCGAGTGTCTCGGGAGCCGGTCGGACGTTCTCGGTGACGTGGTCGATGCCCTCGCTGGATGCCGAGGTCGTCATCGACTTCCGGCCGACGCGCAGCGCCTCGCCGTTCTTCGGCGTGTCCCCGGGCCGCACCCCCAAGCTGATGCAGCCGTTCCGCGCGCCGGGGATGAGTCCTCCACGTGTCATCGCGAAGGGAGGCTCGGGATGCTCGGGGTAG
- the tssA gene encoding type VI secretion system protein TssA — MAMTLEQLKQRAKEWLEPVSAASPAGKAAKADPGYLAVLAEVAKLESVTGGAVDWALVLDSSGKVLQSSSKDLRIATYLAQGLYQTQGLEGLATGLVVVSELMDRYWPELFPELARMRGRSNAVTWLVERASNQLPSLEVGASDRERVEALDVAAKRLAEVARQKFEVNGPAMRPLLESVQRLLASLPEAAPPPPPVAPVTYKPAPAPSAPTPPVAAPPPPPKVAPVAAPTAAMPEVGALASAEGAVDFLRQTGTALASAAGLVRRASPAEPMPYRLLRVGLYLHLAQPPPGDASGKTTIPAPPAALRANLERMAANARWVELLEESESALVQHRFFLDPHFLSARALGELGHGAARQALMGELASWLKRMPAVPGLLFGDGTPVASGETRTWLDTVLATPVAPSVTPASSGEKDDGGEDVLAEARKLLAGGNPAGAIGLLQTQVGAAGTGRKRFVARLSLARLCAAAGQAPVARALYESLDRESVTHGLDVWEPALAAECLEGWLALTRPPPKSPEALVSDFTARYHRLCLLDPGAALKVSL; from the coding sequence ATGGCGATGACGTTGGAGCAGCTCAAGCAGCGCGCGAAGGAGTGGTTGGAACCCGTGTCGGCGGCGTCCCCCGCGGGCAAGGCGGCCAAGGCGGACCCCGGCTATCTCGCCGTGCTCGCGGAGGTGGCCAAGTTGGAGTCCGTCACCGGCGGCGCCGTGGACTGGGCGCTCGTCCTGGACTCCAGCGGCAAGGTGCTCCAGTCGAGCTCGAAGGACCTGCGCATCGCCACGTATCTGGCCCAGGGCCTGTACCAGACGCAGGGCCTGGAGGGGCTCGCCACGGGCCTCGTCGTCGTCTCCGAGCTGATGGACCGCTACTGGCCGGAGCTCTTCCCGGAGCTGGCGCGCATGCGCGGACGCTCCAACGCGGTGACGTGGCTGGTGGAGCGCGCGTCCAATCAGCTGCCGTCGCTGGAGGTGGGCGCGTCGGACCGCGAGCGCGTGGAGGCGCTCGACGTCGCGGCCAAGCGCCTGGCGGAGGTGGCGCGCCAGAAGTTCGAGGTGAACGGGCCCGCGATGCGCCCGCTGCTGGAGAGTGTCCAGCGCCTGCTCGCGTCGCTGCCCGAGGCCGCGCCGCCCCCGCCGCCCGTTGCCCCCGTCACGTACAAGCCCGCACCCGCGCCGAGCGCGCCGACTCCTCCTGTCGCGGCGCCTCCACCTCCGCCGAAGGTCGCGCCGGTGGCCGCGCCCACGGCGGCGATGCCCGAGGTGGGCGCGCTCGCGAGCGCGGAGGGCGCGGTGGACTTCCTGCGCCAGACGGGCACGGCGTTGGCCAGCGCGGCGGGGCTCGTGCGGCGCGCGTCGCCCGCGGAGCCCATGCCCTACCGACTGCTGCGCGTGGGGCTCTACCTGCACCTGGCCCAGCCGCCTCCAGGGGACGCCAGCGGCAAGACGACCATCCCCGCGCCGCCCGCCGCGCTGCGGGCCAACCTGGAGCGCATGGCGGCGAACGCGCGTTGGGTGGAGCTGCTCGAGGAGTCCGAGTCGGCGCTCGTCCAGCACCGCTTCTTCCTGGACCCGCACTTCCTCAGCGCCCGGGCGCTGGGCGAGCTGGGACACGGCGCCGCGCGCCAGGCGCTGATGGGCGAGCTGGCCTCGTGGCTCAAGCGCATGCCCGCCGTCCCCGGGCTGCTCTTCGGCGACGGCACGCCCGTGGCCTCCGGCGAGACGCGGACCTGGCTGGACACGGTGCTCGCCACGCCTGTGGCGCCATCCGTTACACCCGCCTCGAGCGGCGAGAAGGACGACGGCGGCGAGGACGTGCTGGCCGAGGCGCGCAAGCTCTTGGCGGGTGGGAATCCCGCGGGCGCCATCGGGCTGTTGCAGACCCAGGTGGGCGCTGCGGGCACGGGCCGCAAGCGATTCGTGGCGCGGCTTTCCCTCGCGCGGCTGTGCGCGGCGGCGGGGCAGGCCCCCGTGGCGCGGGCCCTCTATGAGTCTTTGGACCGGGAGTCGGTGACGCACGGGCTGGATGTCTGGGAGCCGGCGCTCGCGGCGGAGTGTCTGGAAGGATGGCTTGCGCTCACGCGGCCTCCTCCAAAGTCGCCCGAGGCGCTGGTGTCTGACTTCACTGCCCGTTATCATCGGCTTTGTCTGCTTGATCCCGGTGCTGCGCTGAAGGTGTCTCTGTGA
- the tagF gene encoding type VI secretion system-associated protein TagF: MLGVVGRNQVALLGKAPCQGDFIRWNAADAVSQAFHRWLEESHEAVRRANTQLPSEPTCFVFTMPGGRQALVGTLATSTDKVGRVFPLAVYVAVDAAGAAEQFPSIPDSFRAFFAAGARLLADAATLSASELESRVEALCAVSSADAMGASAQRRRLESSPAGPLVQRLQGDGAAPGVAYYAFNTFLKACQAERGKEPAKPGVTLECPFPEALGPFCWAELAKRQLAWRSMPPAMFWHQGSSPRLLLSIGTPGVALLMHLAKPEHSSMKVWPLLTRQQSAIDSAQKALTPARRQALEDPTTTVESLLAAFGT, encoded by the coding sequence ATGCTCGGGGTAGTCGGCCGCAACCAGGTGGCGCTCTTGGGCAAGGCGCCGTGTCAGGGCGACTTCATCCGCTGGAACGCGGCGGACGCGGTGTCGCAGGCCTTCCACCGGTGGCTGGAGGAGTCGCACGAGGCGGTGCGGCGCGCCAACACCCAATTGCCCTCGGAGCCCACGTGCTTCGTCTTCACCATGCCCGGCGGACGCCAGGCCCTGGTGGGCACGCTGGCGACGAGCACGGACAAGGTGGGGCGCGTCTTCCCGCTCGCCGTGTACGTCGCCGTCGACGCGGCGGGCGCGGCGGAGCAGTTCCCCTCGATTCCCGACAGCTTCCGGGCCTTCTTCGCCGCCGGCGCGCGCCTGCTCGCGGACGCCGCGACACTGTCCGCCAGCGAGCTGGAGTCGCGGGTGGAGGCGCTCTGCGCGGTGTCCTCCGCGGACGCCATGGGCGCGAGCGCGCAGCGCCGACGGTTGGAGTCGAGCCCCGCTGGGCCGCTCGTCCAGCGCCTGCAGGGCGACGGCGCGGCGCCCGGCGTGGCCTACTACGCGTTCAACACCTTCCTGAAGGCCTGTCAGGCCGAGCGCGGCAAGGAGCCCGCGAAGCCGGGCGTGACGCTGGAGTGTCCGTTCCCGGAGGCGCTCGGGCCCTTCTGCTGGGCGGAGCTGGCGAAGCGGCAGCTGGCCTGGCGCTCGATGCCCCCGGCGATGTTCTGGCACCAGGGGTCGTCGCCACGGCTGCTCCTGTCCATCGGCACGCCGGGCGTCGCGCTGCTGATGCACCTGGCGAAGCCCGAGCACTCCAGCATGAAGGTGTGGCCGCTGCTCACCCGGCAGCAGTCCGCCATCGACAGCGCGCAGAAGGCGCTCACTCCCGCGAGACGACAGGCGCTCGAGGACCCCACCACCACGGTGGAGTCCCTGCTCGCGGCGTTCGGGACCTGA